The nucleotide window TAAAAGTCAGGTGGCATCCCTACAcgtcttcctttctgtttaacaCTACCCATGCACACGGAGTCCCCAAACAGATGATGCCCTGGGAAAGCTGCAGTTTCTGGGCCCAGAGCTAATGCCTCCGTTGGACAGAAAGCAGTGTTACTATCTCAAATGGACCAAGAGGGCTTGAACCACCCATGCCTCAGTGATTTGCTAAATGCCAAGATTCTCTTTCAGGTGCTCTCATCAGGCCCCGGTAGGACTCCCTACAGTCACGCATCCCTGCTTCCCTACACAGCACCCGTGAGAAGGAAGCCAGTGGCTTGTTGGGCCGAGGGACACCCAAGACGGTCACCTGGAAGGCAGCATCCCTCTGAGTGTCACCTGGGTGTAGATCCCCTACAACACAATCAGAGATTCTGCTCCAGCAAAGACTACCAGAATCCTCCTTCAGGTGGCAGACGTGCACCTTTGCCCCTCAGGCCCCCAAAGCCAGTGGCAAGAccccaaagaaaagaaggaattcatGTCAGAACTTTCAGCACGGACCATGGGGTATCTTTGGCAGGACCGCTACTGCCTAGAGTCtggaccctgaaaaccagcagggcCCTGAACTGCCCCAGGGGCTtgtctgtctcccactctcctgaggtcccttgggacatgcagTTTACCCATCgcccttgtcttttctctgttccctccctCACAAGCATTACCCAAATAGGGTCACACAGGTAAACCACTTGCGCTTTCCTCGTCTTTGGGCACTGTCAAGGAGGCAGGCTGGAAGTGCCTGGAGGCATGCCGCACTTAAGGCATGTCTCTCctaggatgcctgtggttttgcAGATACAGCATACTTCAGCACATCTCATGTTTTGTGTCATATCTTGCCTATGTGTGCCACCCTCAGGGAGGGCATGTGCTGGCTGCTGGGCTGATCTGGGGCAGCACTGGCCCAGGACCTTCCCAGTTCTCCTTTTCACGTGTGTGTGAAACAAGTCTCCAGTGCAGCAGGCAGTCTGTGACTCCTtctccttcagctctctgccCATCTCAGCAGGACCTTAGCCTCACCATCCCGGGTCTTTTCATAGCCACGTCCATCGTTTCCACAGGCCAGCCCATGGCCCCACACACTGAGGGCTTCACAGGCAGTAATTTCAAAGCCCCACCCAATGTGATTTGCTCTGTGTGAATCCTTAGACCATGAAACCCTCTTCCTGATccaaacacacacaacaacacAGTAGAACTGATGAGCGTGTTTTGTACCTGGTCTAATTGCAGATATCTGGAGCTACAGTCTGGAGGTATCACTGGCCATGCTTTCCTCCTTCCCATCCTGGGCAGGGTCAATGCAGAGATACGGCGACAAACCACCTTCAGCCTGATCGCCTCATGACTCCTCTTCTGGTTGCTCAGCACCTCCTCTCCTGCCgccttcatctctgcttctgccctgggctggacacacacacacacaaacacacacacacagcccgcaTAAATAAGcacgtgtgtatacacacacatgctcagcatgGGGACACAAATGCAAACAACGAACATAGGTgtttcaggaggagaagaggactgacGCCAGCAATGTCGGAGATGGTGACAGTAGGCAACATGCCCTGCCCTTGGGGGTCCTTGTTCATCTTCTCCACGAACTCTTCCATATTTTACCAAGGCAGCCTGAAGCCACTACCAGCGCAGCATGTTTGCTGGTTGTGATACACTGAGTGGTGAATGTGGGAATTCACACAAGATCCCAAAGTCAGCACATAGGTGCACTAGGAACCCGGAGAGGACACCGTTTCAATGACAGGCCTTCCCAGGGTAAGGGGCGGGAGTGAAGTGCCAGGCAATCTCAAACTCAGggagcagcaggaggccaggggatGGAAGGACTCACAAAGGATGATTCTGACAAAGATCCTTACTACACACTGCCTCTAGTAGTATCACCTGGATTCTGGTGCTGCCACCACAGCTGATTTGAtggagacttgcttcactcatggACACACCAAGTCCCCAAATAGACAGTCTCAGGAGGTCCCCTGGTACATGCACGACCCAAATTCAGGCTCCAAGCCAGCTTGCATGAGtctgagcatccccatttgggaaaggacagtgtccctGTAGTATCACACGAGTGTCCCTTCAGGGCCCACCTTCAGACCCCATCTCCACATGTTTCTGTCAGTTACTCTCATGGAAGAACCTTCCTTCCCAGGGTACTACTTCAGAGGGATCGTCCCACACATCTTGGCTGACAGTCTGCTGGCAATACAAGCAAGGTGAGCCAGCAGCCAAGAATCCCAAAAGGAATTGCTAACTGTGTTCAGGCCCAAAGCAACcacacctcagcaatcctgttcaGTTCTGAGCAGTTGTGACCAGACCACCAGCCGAGAAAGTTAAGGCTCCTGGTGTCCATGCTGCGGCAGGATGCTCCCCGTCAAAGTCCCAGAACCAGTGGACAGGAGTGGAACAACGTGCCCTATACCCTACAGAGAGACAGGGGAAATGGGTGTGGATCCCACAGGTGGACAATCCACAACCTTGCACACCCACACATCACCCCAGGAACCACGTTTTACAAGTGATGTCAAGGTAATTCTACCTAGTGGTCACTGTGTTCAAGAAGTTGGGGAGtcctgaaaggaaaatatcaacttgCAGTGGGACGATGGATGGCTCCGCAACAGCACCTGTCAGGCtcgggaggagggaaaaggttcctgcacctcctcctcttcctgagcagcagaattcaaagagcagaagaaaggataCAGCAATGGCCCAGAAGCAAGGGATGCCCCAGGTGATGGCGCTCCTCCAAGCCAAGTCAGGCTTCCTCCTCTGATGGTTCTTGCACATGAACTGGAAGTAGGCCCTGCAGTTTTTCTTATGCTCAGAGCTCAGTTCCACCAGCAGGGCAGCCAGTGCCTGCAGCGCGTCTTGCCCTGGAAGCTCAATAGCGCTCCCGGGCCTTTCCTGGCCCTGCTCCTCCACCGTCTTCTCAGCTCCTGGAGGAAGCCCTATTGCTGCTCCTCATCTGCCAcaacctccacctcctccatgacGTCTTCCACAAGCAGCTAGAACAACCACCCAATCCCCATCACGTCTCTGTCCTCCAGGGGCTCACCGTCGTCCACTGCCTCCACCCTGCATAGCGTGGCTCCTTTGCCTGGCATGACAACTTGTGGCTGCAAGGTCCCACCTCAAAAAGCCTGAGGATGGCAGGCCACCAACCCCAGCGCTTGAAACTGGGGCTCCCAACTAGGAAGGTTTGCAGTCCCAGGATGCTCCTGCATTCCTCTTACTGCCTTTCACACTCCTCTTGGCCCTGGTCGTGACCCCAGGCTGGGGCAGATGCAAAGGGATGGGACATAATAGCACAACAAGTGGTGCGCAAATGCGGCTCAGAGCTGTGGGACCCACTAGCTCTTTGGGGGTGGGGAATGAGGGGGATGGTAGGGAAGCGGGGGCTGGTGTGTGTCCAGTCCCCTGAGGCTGAAGAAAGGGGAGGCAGACAGCGTGGGACATGGTGAAGGGGCCCTGGGGAAATCAGCCAAATAGGTGGATCCCTAGGCTGTGAGCCACGCACAGGCTGCTGGCTCAAAGCTAGTCCAATGGCCGACAGCGTGGTGGGCGGCACCCTTATGGACACGCCCCTCAAACGTAAGGTATCTTCCAGGGTTCCTGGGCTACAGCGCACCCATATAGCATACACTGCTCCATGGAGGTAATGGGTTTTGCATCTGCTGATCCCCCAGGCGCTGTCATTGTCCAGGCTCTGGAATTCCAAGGACGGGTTCCTGCTTCGCAGTCTGAACAGCACACTCCTGTGTCCATCAGGACCCGCAATAACTGAGAACTCTCCCTGAGTATCCAAAGGATAAACAGGTGCTCCACGTGGCTGGACACTTTTCTCCATGGGACACAGAACCTGTTGTTGTCCAGATGCTAGGGGAGAAGGGAAGAACCGCAGTTTGCCACAGTTGATCTCCACTGTTCAGGGACACCAGAGCCTTAGGGTACAGAGCTGGCTCTGTGtctcttcatctctgcttctggCATATCACTGTTTTGGGCAGTCCTTCTGTGTGTGTACCAAGGGCTGGTGTCTGTTTGTCTCCATCTCTCCAAGTGGTGCTCGTGCAGTCTGCCACTCTCTGGACACCAGTGCTCATATGAGAAGTTTACATGAGAAGGCAAGCCCTTGTATCCGGGTGTGCAaggggctgtggggtcacccacCATGGCTTCTGTGTCTGGGATTGCAGCCTGTTCTGTGTCTCAGACCTTCTGCACTCTCACTGGTCGCCCCCAGGCACTTTCTTCCAGCCTCACCTTTCTGCCAGGCATCCTTGATGTACCACTGTGATTCCACTCAGAACTTGCTCACTCAGTGAGATAGCGGGAATCAGTAAGTACCCTGGCTTCAGTGCTTCTGCTAGCTAGAGTCTACGTACCTTTTCCTATGGCTTTCATGTCTTTGCTATTCAACTTCCATCACCTGGTTAGGTCAGTTCTGACAGCTCATACTCATAAACGTACTGGCAGGCACATCTGCACGCACATGTGTGAACACACTAATGTCCCTGAGAGGAAACTTGcacatatgcagaagtacaagcctTCTTCTCTAGGTACATGACTTTTTGTAAGCACCCAACTTTCTTTGTCCTGGCTATTTTCTTTCACTTGCTCATCAATCATGTCAGGTTGCACTTCTAACTCTGTGACAGCACCAAGAGTGTTTGAACCACCCATGCTTCACTGACTTACTAAATGCCAAGACTCCCTTTCAGTTGCTCTCATTGGGGCCAGGTAGGTCTTCATACAATCAGCTATACCTGCTTGCCCACACAGCTGAAGTGCCAGTGAAGCCTGTCCTTGGTTGGGCCCAAAGACATCTAGAACAGTCACTGGGAAGGCAGGGTCCATCTGAGTGTCACCTGGGGCAGATCCGCTAGACAAAATCAGAGAATCTGCTCCAGCAAGACTGCCAGAATCCTCCCTCAGGTGCAGCCATGCTCCTTTGCCCATCTAGACCCACAGCCAGGGACATGAccccagaggaaagaaggaattcaCGTCAGGATTTTCAGCATGAGCCATGGGTTGGTTATCTTTTCCTCTAGTAGTATCACCTAGGACTCTCACTCTGCAACCACAACTGATTTGAGGGGACTTGCTTCACTCATGGACACACTGAATCCCCAAGCCCCCAGTCTCAGCAGGCCACTTGCTACATGCATGGCCCGAATGCAGACTCCGCAGCCAGCTTCCGTGAGActgagcatccccatttgggaaaggacagtgtcccgGCTAGTACAGGGCTGTCCCTTCATGGCCCACCTCCAGACCCCTTCACCACATGTGTTTCTGTCATGGAAGAATCTTCTCTCCTGGGGTAAgccttcaggggatcatcccactCATCTTTGCTGATAATCTGCTGGCAACACTTTGCTGCTGAGCAAgctcagccctgggctgaccAGGATCCGAACCCTCACACGAGCAGCCAAGAGCTCCAACAACGATCATCAACTGTATGAAGGACCAAAACAATaccacctcagcaatcctgtttGATTCTGGGCAGTTGCGGCCTGACAACCAGTTGAGAAAGTTAAGGCTCCTGGTGTCCAGCCTGCAGTTGATGCTCCCTGTTCAATGTCCCAGAACCAATGGGCTGGAGTGAAATGATGTCCCCCATTCCCTacaggaagagaggggagatgGGTGTGGATCCCATAGGTGGATCATCCACACCCCTGCACACCCACAATCATCATTCCAGGATTCACGTTttaccagtgatgtcaaggtaatactcctTAAAGATcactcttttcaacaaataggggTGGTCCCGAAAGGGAAAGTTCAGCTTGCTGCATGACCGTGGATGACTCACACCTGTACCTGCTAggatagggaggagggaaaaggtgcAAGCTTCTAGGGTCCTCAAGGTTGCCTCCCAGGCTGGCATTAACAGCTTCCATGAAGCCTCTCCAAACTCTCACAGTATAGGAACATGAATAACATGATCCTCCCACACCACATTAAGTCCCATACCCACCTGTCCTCATGtagctgagaaagtctttatcttggtCGCTGATCATGACAGAAGCTTGAGGGTGGTTCATAATCTTCCTGAGGTCAAGGAGCCATTTATGCCACATGCTGGGCCATGAAGAGCCAGGAGCATCAGCCCTACTCTGGGGTGGAAGAACAACATGGGAACAGGCATCTTCAAGGATGCTGGGCACTTCTGCTTACCCAGCCACTACTGATGAGCTCAGGCCCTGCCATACCATCAGAAAAGCTCATGGCTCTGTGTTCCTGGTGgtgttctgcatctgaggtggTCTCCATTCCCCAAGCAGGGGCTGTTTCTGATAGCTATTATTTCCCAGACCTGTGTATGCTGGGTAGTGGCATGTCACCGCTTACATGGTAGGACTTACAGTCATTGTGACAAACCCTGTCTGAAAGCAAAGGAGTTGGTGTTGGCTAGTGTATGTCTACATATGTTGTGTGggttttgtatgtgtatgtgtgtgagtgtgtgtgcgtgcgtgtgtgtgtgtgcgactCCCATGATCTCAGTTATCTTTCGGAATCATTCATCTTTAGCAACAATATCTGTCAGCTAAGGCTGCCCTGGTGTACTGTCTCTGGGCATTTCTGACTTAGAGGCTGTTCCTCCTCAGATCAGGCCTGAAGTAGACACACAAAGTCATGGCTGCGACACGTACAGGTGTGGCCCTGCCCAGACCCTACTCAGCTGTGCCTTTGGAGCCTGCCAACTGCCCAGTACCACACTTCCTTCAGGGTCCACCAGCACCCATCTTGCGCCCTTGCCTCCAcccctgctcctgctcctgcctctgcacctccccctcctcctgagcAGTGGACCACAGGGAGTAGCAGAAAGGATACCACGTTGgcccagaagccagggatgccCTGGATGATGGCACTCTTCTGAGCCAAGTCACGCTTCCTCCTCTCATGGCTCTTGCACGTGAACCAAACGTAGGCCCTGCAGGTTTTCTCAGGCTCAGAGCTCAGATCCCCTTGCAGGGTCGCCAGTGCCTGCAGCACATCTAGGGCCGGAAGCTCACTCGGGCCTCCAGGCCTTTCCTGGCACTGCTCCTCCACCGTCTTCTGCAACTCCAAGGAGGAACCCTGTTGCTGCTCCTCATCTGGCACAACCTCCACATCGTCAATGATGTCCTCTGCAAGCAGATAGAAACCCTGTCTGATCCCTGCCACGACTCCGTCCACCTGGGCCTCCccatcctctcctgcctccactctgaAGAGGGTGTCATCTTCACCTGGTGTGACCACTGGTGGCTGCAACGTCCCAGCCATGTGCAGCATCATTAGGACAGGCCATGGGGCCCCATCCCCCTGAGAACCCAGGCTCACAACTAAGCAGGTCTGGGGTCCCAGGACTCTCCCTCATTCCTCTGACCGCCTCTCACGCTCCCTTTGGCTCTGGCCATGACCCCAGCCTGGGTCAGATGCCAAGGGACAGGACATAATAGCATCACAGCAAGTGGTGAGCAATGGCGGCCCAGGGTGCAGTAATCCTGTGGGGCCCACTAGCGTTTTTGCTGTGGGGAGTGTGGGGCATGGTTCAGAGGCTATGGCTCGTGTGTGTGAGGGGTGGGACTGAACTATAGAAACGGATGGTGGCAGTCCAGGACAGGATGAACGGGCCCTGGGCCATCAGCCATACAGGCGGGGCTCTAGGCTGTGAGCCACACACAGGCAGCTGACCCAGATCTAGATCAATGGCCGAGAGGGGGGTGGAATGTAAATGATGGACACGCCCCTAGACCGGAAGGCATCTTCCGCGGTTCCTGGGATCTGCTCCACTGCGTGGCCAGACTCTGCTCCAGAGAGCTAGCAGGTTTTGCATCTGCCGCTACCTCAGGCGCTGTCATTGGTCtggttctggaaattccaaccacGGATTCCTGATCCACAATCCAAACAGCACACTCCTGTGTCCCACAGGACCTTCAATAACTGGGAGCTCTCCCTGAGTATCCAAAGG belongs to Capra hircus breed San Clemente unplaced genomic scaffold, ASM170441v1, whole genome shotgun sequence and includes:
- the LOC108635146 gene encoding LOW QUALITY PROTEIN: testis-specific Y-encoded protein 1-like (The sequence of the model RefSeq protein was modified relative to this genomic sequence to represent the inferred CDS: inserted 1 base in 1 codon), with the translated sequence MIVLKTLLKQIMNHAQVSVMISDQDKDCLNYKIDLKKVQVRSYPRSNGKVIFSFGDNSYFWNMVIIKEYYLDITGNRQIIGQDMWDDPVTYYLRKEGSAPPVVTPGEDDTLFRVEAGEDGEAQVDGVVAGIRQGFYLLAEDIIDDVEVVPDEEQQQGSSLELQKTVEEQCQERPGGPSELPALDVLQALATLQGDLSSEPEKTCRAYVWFTCKSHERRKRDLAQKSAIIQGIPGFWANVIMNHPQASVMISDQDKDFLSYMRTAGTGVSHPRSCSKLNFPFRDHPYLLKRVIFKEYYLDITGNGGHHFTPAHWFWDIEQGAXNCRLDTRSLNFLNWLSGRNCPESNRIAEIISKDEWDDPLKAYPRREDSSMTETHVVKGSGGAEKTVEEQGQERPGSAIELPGQDALQALAALLVELSSEHKKNCRAYFQFMCKNHQRRKPDLAWRSAITWGIPCFWAIA